A region from the Andrena cerasifolii isolate SP2316 chromosome 11, iyAndCera1_principal, whole genome shotgun sequence genome encodes:
- the LOC143374830 gene encoding uncharacterized protein LOC143374830: MQPFSTGSTMATETPTSLPPKRVTSPTPCRNLTFSIAKIMEPDKRLTEQCNQQATPPQLPPTTLNILQQAPSIPSLTYSTHLESAFKKYVPTLRHQNLLHHYPLLYYHPNPLLRALAAPPPPTPTVPQSSSSPTTIQEAFSKVSQTAISPESQRGKKSPAPRSSELSATNKQKTFTCPECGKVFNAHYNLTRHMPVHTGARPFVCKICGKGFRQASTLCRHKIIHTAEKPHKCPTCGKAFNRSSTLNTHRRIHANFKPFVCEHCNKGFHQKGNYKNHKLTHSGEKAYKCNICNKAFHQVYNLTFHMHTHNEKKPFSCKICGKGFCRNFDLKKHMRKLHDSGSPVLNGMGTSAQSHNQQSGYASVHHGPGGHSFVSPFLLPPPGSANYLSKML, encoded by the coding sequence ATGCAACCGTTCTCGACCGGCAGCACAATGGCGACCGAGACACCGACCAGCCTCCCGCCGAAGAGGGTCACCTCGCCGACGCCGTGCAGGAACTTGACCTTTTCCATCGCGAAGATCATGGAGCCGGACAAACGCCTGACCGAGCAGTGCAACCAGCAGGCGACCCCGCCTCAACTACCACCGACCACGTTGAACATCCTTCAGCAGGCGCCCAGCATCCCTTCGCTGACGTATTCCACGCACCTCGAGTCGGCCTTCAAGAAGTACGTGCCGACGTTGAGGCATCAGAATCTCCTGCACCACTATCCTCTCCTCTATTATCACCCGAATCCTCTGCTGAGAGCCCTCGCGGCGCCCCCGCCGCCGACGCCCACGGTGCCGCAGAGCTCCTCGTCGCCCACCACCATCCAGGAGGCATTCTCCAAGGTGAGCCAGACGGCCATCTCGCCCGAGAGCCAGCGCGGCAAGAAGAGTCCCGCGCCGCGCAGCAGCGAGCTCAGCGCCACCAACAAGCAGAAGACCTTCACCTGCCCGGAATGCGGGAAGGTGTTTAACGCCCACTACAACCTGACCAGACACATGCCGGTGCACACCGGCGCCAGGCCGTTCGTCTGCAAGATCTGCGGGAAAGGCTTCCGCCAGGCCAGCACCCTGTGCAGGCACAAGATCATCCACACGGCGGAGAAGCCGCACAAGTGCCCGACCTGCGGCAAAGCTTTCAACCGTAGCTCCACCCTGAACACACACAGGCGCATACACGCGAACTTCAAGCCGTTCGTCTGCGAGCACTGCAATAAAGGCTTCCACCAGAAGGGCAACTACAAGAATCACAAGCTGACGCACAGCGGCGAAAAGGCCTACAAGTGTAACATATGCAACAAGGCGTTCCACCAGGTCTACAACCTCACGTTCCACATGCACACGCACAACGAGAAGAAACCGTTCTCCTGCAAGATCTGCGGGAAAGGCTTTTGCAGGAACTTCGATCTGAAGAAGCACATGAGGAAGCTGCACGACTCGGGCTCACCCGTCCTCAATGGCATGGGGACGTCCGCTCAGAGCCACAATCAGCAGTCTGGTTACGCGTCCGTTCATCACGGCCCCGGCGGCCACTCGTTCGTCAGCCCGTTTCTGCTCCCGCCGCCAGGATCCGCCAATTACCTCAGCAAGATGTTGTGA